Proteins encoded within one genomic window of Gloeobacter kilaueensis JS1:
- the cas1d gene encoding type I-D CRISPR-associated endonuclease Cas1d, with amino-acid sequence MGTVYVNQEDAFLGRSDERLKITHERRTLLEVPLLRIDGIVVLGRAHFSPALMGELLERRIPMSFLSPTGRYLGRVEPELSKNIFVRSAQWRASEQPERTLHLARAFVRGKLKNCRNDLMRAQREHPELNVQKAIESIQQNIDALPRTENVDSVRGLEGAGSASYFAVFEQLIRVKGFSFTHRNRRPPLDPVNALLSFGYSLLRHDIQSALNIVGFDPYLGFLHTQRYGRPSLALDLMEEFRPLVVDAMILGCLNKSVLQPTDFESEPLSGAVSLNAEARKQFLRQYEQKKQSRFRHLVLEKQCTYQEAFEIQARLLSKYLLGETHQYPPLILK; translated from the coding sequence ATGGGCACCGTGTACGTAAATCAAGAAGATGCCTTTTTGGGCCGCAGCGACGAGCGGCTAAAAATTACCCACGAGCGCCGCACCCTCCTGGAAGTACCGCTTCTGAGGATCGACGGCATCGTGGTATTGGGCCGGGCCCACTTTTCTCCGGCCCTGATGGGCGAATTGCTGGAGCGGCGCATTCCGATGAGCTTTCTCTCGCCCACCGGGCGCTATCTCGGGCGTGTGGAGCCGGAGCTATCCAAAAATATCTTTGTGCGCTCAGCCCAGTGGCGCGCCAGTGAGCAGCCTGAGCGGACCCTGCACCTGGCACGGGCGTTCGTGCGCGGCAAATTAAAAAACTGCCGAAACGACCTGATGCGCGCCCAGCGGGAACACCCGGAGTTGAACGTCCAGAAGGCGATCGAGAGCATTCAGCAAAACATCGATGCTCTGCCACGCACTGAGAATGTCGATAGCGTGCGCGGCCTCGAAGGAGCTGGTAGTGCGTCCTACTTCGCCGTCTTCGAGCAGTTGATCAGAGTAAAAGGGTTCTCGTTCACCCACCGCAACCGCCGCCCGCCCCTCGATCCCGTCAACGCTCTGCTGAGCTTTGGCTACTCGCTGCTTCGCCACGATATCCAGAGTGCCCTCAACATCGTCGGCTTTGATCCGTACCTGGGCTTCCTACACACCCAGCGCTACGGGCGGCCTTCCCTCGCCTTGGATCTGATGGAGGAATTTCGCCCCCTCGTCGTCGATGCGATGATCCTTGGCTGTCTGAATAAATCCGTCCTCCAACCCACAGACTTTGAAAGCGAGCCTCTAAGTGGCGCAGTCAGCCTGAATGCCGAGGCCCGCAAGCAGTTTCTGCGTCAGTACGAGCAAAAAAAGCAGTCGCGCTTTCGGCATCTAGTACTTGAAAAACAATGCACCTATCAGGAAGCCTTCGAGATCCAGGCGCGCCTGCTGAGCAAGTATCTGCTTGGAGAAACCCACCAATACCCGCCACTCATCCTGAAATGA